The Silene latifolia isolate original U9 population unplaced genomic scaffold, ASM4854445v1 scaffold_119, whole genome shotgun sequence genome contains the following window.
CATAAGCTGATATCGTAATATTTTAATCCAAATGCTAGAAACAACTAACGACTTTTATAAGCCATGCCCTTACCTTCTGCATATAATTAATATGTTGTACCCTGAAAATTTGTCGGGGATTCAAAAccattaagtttttttttttcaaacgaGCGAATTATGTTGTGAACAAAAGTCGAACTTCCAACCAGCTCTTACTGCTTGAGCTAACTGGTGTTCTTATAACGGAAATTATAACAAACGTTGATTTACTTAGTTGAGTGAAGATTTATCAAATTAATTAACCTCAATTTGATTTTCATTCTACCAAATCTTCCTTCTACATTTATTCGTGTTATAGGCCCGTTTTGTTCCAATTCTTATACCATACACCCAGGTGTaaattaaaagataaaaattCACTCACATGATTAAGCGGTTAACAACGCTTACCATAAAATCATTTTTCCTCCCCTTTCATACTTAGATCTTTCATACTTCCAAAAAGAATAATGcataaaatttaattttatttttcatCCAAACCTATTAGTTTTGTATTCTTAGATTTGTATTTTGATTGATAATCTTCTAACTCATCAGGTAAGTGTATTAATTGAATGGATTTTTATATTTTGTCTCTTATTATTCATGGTTAGTTTTATGATTTTAGGAGTGTGATTCATCATATAACAGTATAATATTCACTTTTAATTTAGTGAATATGATAATTTAGTTTGATAGTCATATTCATCATATGACACTATTATATTCAATTTGAGTTTATTGAATATGATTAtgtaatttgatgaatatgtataGGAATGTCATATTCACAATGTGacactattatattcattttGAGTTCACTGAATATGATAgtgtaatttgatgaatatgtattatGTAATGTCATATTCACAATAtgacactatcatattcacttttGAGCTCAGTGAATAtgataatataatttgatgaatatgaGAGATTTAATGTCATATTCACTCAATGACCCTATTATATTCATTTTTATTTCAGTGAATATGGTGGTTTAATTTAATGACTATGAACTATTAACTTTGTAAATTTAAGTACGACTAGATGAAACTATATATTTGATGAATTTGATATGATTTTGAAATTGATAAGTTGAGTAATttggaaaagaaaaagaaacgtaGAACAAGTAGTGGGTAGTTATTCATGTACTGGGTAGTTAACTATTTTTTTTGGgtcctgattttcgcagtacacattttactcatcgtAGTACACtattgacaattatacccctctcatttcccATTCcaatttctctctctaatttctgTCTAATCTATTCTCTCTAATTTTACATATTATTCTCCTCTAATTTCACCCACCCTATGTACTGCGTTCATAACTATTTACAATAATTCGCAAGTCGCATTATCACTCGGGTCTCTACACCAAACATTCGTGTCAATGAATAGacttatttttgtgattttaagcTCTAATATCAAATCATCAATTACCAGCAAGCAGGAAGTAAATATTTGCATTGGCAAATTGAACATTGaaggaaagaaaagagaaagaaagaaagaaatatgTAACCCGTAGTACATACTGTACTACATTGAATAAAACCAAAAACCTCCTGTACAATTTAGAAACAAACCACAACGATCATTTGCGCGTATTCGCCAACACTCGTCGGCTGCTGCCAAGCCACTTCTACCATAACACACCAATCGACCCCTTAATTAATTTTAAGGTAAATCGTAattaaaaaagaacaaaaattatAAGACACCAATCGACCCCTCAaaataattttaattattaaCGAAAAAACATTAAATACCCACTCTATTTTCGAATAAGCATTCATAGTTGAAGAATTTGAAGGAGGTTGAAAGAGTGTAAAGATTCAATAATGGGAAAAATGTAGAGAAAATTAGGTTTTGATATTTTTTAAGGTAAGGGTAGACAAATGGAAAATTTGGTGCAAAAAGTACTATAATGAGTAAAaattgtactgcgaaaataaattccgttttttttattttatgttttttaTAACTCCTATGAGAGTATCATGCTCCCTACTTAGGATATAATTTGCCGTTTTGTTCTTAACACGGATTAACAAGTCACAAGCATCCACTATCACCCCCTCCAGGCTCTACTCGGTAGAATCATTGTTCTTTCTAATTTGACCCTGGAAATTTATAAAGGTTAGTTTCAGTCTCTAATATGTCAAGCATATTCGAATTAGTCGGATTTAGTAGATCTTACTTTAAACCGTTTTAACTTAAGCCGTCTTCCAACCTCCTTTTGTTTTCACCCCAGTTAAGGTAACCAGAGATTAGGGTTTTAGATAGTGCACACCACCTGTTTGATGAAATTCCTCTGAGAAGATTGTTATGATAATTGGGGATATGGATAAAATTGATAGAATTTCAGAGCTTCCTGAATTTATACTACATATTATTCTTTCAATCCTCGATACCAAATCGACAATTCGCGCTAGCGTATTGTCGAAGAAGTGGTATCATGCTTGGTCTTCCATGCCGGTTTTGGATTTTAACATTAAGTACTTTAAAAAGGGTAGTGATATTGATTCCAACTattctgatgatgatgatgatgatgttgatgatgatgatgatatttatgatgATCATACTGTTAAACAATTTATCGGGTTTGTCGAGAAGACGATGCAAAGATACTTTACGCGAAAATATAGAATAACAAAACTCGACATTGTACTTCCTCATGTTGATGAAAACATAGACACTTTTGTCGATAATTGGATAAGTATCGCGGTGCAAAACCAAATCCAAGAGTTGAATATCGACATTTTTGATGGTATACAAGATTACGAGTTGCCTGAGATTCTATTCCGTGCAAAATCACTGAAAGTTTTGACGTGTAACAACGTGAATCTACGATATTATGAGAAAATGGACCTCGTATCTCTAGGCTCCTTGAGTTTCTTCCTTGGAAGATTAGACGAGGATATGCTTCAGAAGATCATTTCTTTGTCCCCTTTGGTTGAATTATGTATTACTCATAGGGACATTCGAAATCTTTCACTTCCTTGGACGAAAAAAGTATATAAGGGAGCTGAATGCGATAGCACCCTTAGAGAGTTTGTGTATCATGGTCTTGGTTCTACTTCGCGGTGGGCATGGAATATGAATTTGAATGCATTGAAGAACCTGAGAAAGTTGAAAATTTCTGCTACTACTGTAACAGATGATATTGTTTCCGAGATAGCGTATGGGCTGGTAGCGTTAGAAAGTTTAGAACTAAAAGGATGCTCAATGCTGAAGTGTGTTAAGATCTCAAGCATTTCATTGAAGAAATTCGTAATTGAAGGGGAGATCTCTTTTGACTCGCATAATTTGGTGGAAATTACGGTTGACACCCCAAATTTGCTTGAGTTTTGGTGCAGCTGTGATTTGGAGGCCTCTGTGTCGTTGATCAGAGCTCGAGATCATTGTAATACTTGCTTCTTACCACAATGGGCGAATTTTATCACTATTGCTTGGTTTGCTAAGCTAAAGAAGTTTCTCGTAGAAACACACTGTTTCAAATCTCTTGATATAGATTTGGGTTGCTTCAGCTGGGTATGACTTTATGCGCATTTCTTAACTGTCTTATTGTAATACtttttccgtctcaatcatttgtttagctttgattaaaatacccctcagAACGAATACTGGGGTCATATATAGATGGAAGAGAACAATAAATATTATTATGTTGGCATTTATAGATGGACATAGACGAGGAGGTACTGAGGATTATCGGCATCACTGGCTCACCATACAAACTCAGAGAGTTAAAGCTTTACGAAACAAATGctgatttattcatattcaaACAATCTACGATTATGGACTATCTGGATGCACTGTTTTCGACTTGCAACCCTGACGTGCTGTCACTATGTTTCCAGAATTTGCCTCCTGAGGTATGCTATAGCCTATATGTTGCATGGTTTTATGATAGTTGTATGTTGTTATGTTTCTTATATACTGTCAATTATTAATGATTTGGAATCAGAAGACGGGTGAGCTAGTAGGAGAGGAACAAAATCGCTTGTTTGGATAGTAAGTTGGGTTGAAGGAAAATGGAGGGATTCCGTGTCCCTCCTACTAGCCAAATAAAATCCGATTTGGAATGAACATTATTACTGTACCATATATTGCATCATTTTTCGGTTTTGGATCGTTTCCCTAAAGTAATACACCCTTTTAATCTTTCTCTATTGTGTTATAATAGGATTTCTTGGGTTATTTGAAGTGCAAAGTGCAATGTTCGAAGCATCCCCTGAAGAAATTCGAAGTTGAAGGTGTCGACTGCTCAAACTTACCCTTGGAACCATCGGGACTCGAGTTCAGGTTTAGACTGTCATGGTTGTCAGTTGAGTCTTAACTTAATAAGTCTTTGTTAAGATGGTAATATCCGTCTTAAGATGAAAACGGGTCAAGTATGCTCCCACTTGCATCTATCGGACAAAACTTTGTTAGTTCCTACTTCCTAGGCATTCTccttttgacttttttttttttggcagtttTTATGTTTAAGACAGACATTTCCGTCTTAAACAAGTACAGTAGTTGTGTAACTTAAATGGTACTGTATGACTATTGAATTTGTTTTGGAGCCTGTGCCATTTTAGTCTGAAACTTGATCAACTGTTTTTCTTTATGCTTCTATCATAGTTTTATTTGATCAAAGATCTCATCCTAATGCAATAGGCATGCCATCCTGATCAAACATCGTTTTATTTGATCAAAGACCTCAGAAACTTGATCAACTGTTTTCCGCCCCAAGTTCCAACACGAAGGGAATAACGAGAAAAAAAGAACATACATTGGATGTACTACCttcaacttttttgttttttgagcatatatgtattttttttgagcttattacaacaacaacaacaacaacgacaataacaacatcagagccttaatcccaaaatgatttggggtcggctgacatgaatcatcttttcgaaacgtccatgggtgaacgcacgcctcaaaatgcgaataaaaaaagggaagatgaaaaacaaaaaggaagaacgaaaatgtaatggaaagtcaaggtgaacttaggggttttaaaatcgaatcccgtctttcttttataaaaacttaaaatttaaatcgagagaagagattaaaacgattttttaaaaaccgaaatagagttaaggatccggaatgaaccaggtaaaatctataagaaagtggttggtgaaaaagtgtaataaaggggagaaaaataaataaattattttttttaaattaactaaaaaaacactaaatctgtcaaaacatcaaatactaaaaatccacatgtatcctttccctccattgtgccctctccgtcaccatactctcctcaagccccagaactctcatatcgtgctctatcactctcaaccatgtctgtctcggtcttcctctgcctctagggactttttatgttctccaagtctccagcctcctaactggtgcgtccataggtctctttctcacatggccaaaccatcttagtcggttttccatcatcttgtcctctattggcgccacttttaccttttccctaatcacctcattccttaaccgatctttccttgtatgtccgcacatccacctcaacatgcgcatctctgCCACACTCAtgttttgaatgtgacaatgcttcacggcccaacactcggagccgtaaagtagggcaggcctaattgccgtgccataaaattttccctttaatctttggggcatatctttatcgcatagaaaccctgaagcactcttccatttcaaccatcccgctttaattctgtgagccacatctccgtctaactccccatctttttgaataatagatcctagatatctgaagaaatccgaaccctcaacaacattcccatcgaaaataatactccccgcctctgtcgatctcaaccccgccaccttagtgaattgacacctcaaatactcggtcttactctgctcggctgaacccacgagtctctaaagtctgcctccacaattccaactttctctccaccccctcttgtctcatcaatcaacacaatatcatcagcaaacatcatacaccaagggatgtcgtcctgaatatccattgtcaactcatccataactatagcaaagagaaaaggactaagtgcggaaccttgatgcaccccgatggtaataggaaattcttccgttctcccaacattagtgcgaacacttgcactagccccctcatacatgtcctttatgaggtcaatatattttcgcaacacaccctttctcgccaaagcccaccaaagtacttttcttggtaccctatcatatgccttttccaagtcaataaaaaccatatgtaagtccttcttcttgtcccgatggtattccatcaactgtctcatgataaaaatcgcatccatagtcgatctcccgggcataaatccaaattggttttccgagatgtctacacatctcctaagcctttgctcgattacccgctcccataacttcatcgtatgactcataagtttaattccccgataattggaacactcttgaacatcacctttgttcttgtacaaagggacaagagtgcttctcctccaagccgatggcatcttgttgctcctccaaatcttgttgaagagcatggttacccattcgatccctttctccccgaagcacctccaaacttctatgggtataccatccggtccttctgctttctttgaccccatcttccttaacgcctttctaacttcactcttttgtattctacgcacaaattcccgattaaccatgcttggtgttacctctacatccccaaaaccttgttcctgatgtccattgaataaattatcaaagtaagaactccatctagcctttatttcgttatcctgaaccagaaccttgtcgtccatatctttc
Protein-coding sequences here:
- the LOC141637533 gene encoding uncharacterized protein LOC141637533, whose amino-acid sequence is MIIGDMDKIDRISELPEFILHIILSILDTKSTIRASVLSKKWYHAWSSMPVLDFNIKYFKKGSDIDSNYSDDDDDDVDDDDDIYDDHTVKQFIGFVEKTMQRYFTRKYRITKLDIVLPHVDENIDTFVDNWISIAVQNQIQELNIDIFDGIQDYELPEILFRAKSLKVLTCNNVNLRYYEKMDLVSLGSLSFFLGRLDEDMLQKIISLSPLVELCITHRDIRNLSLPWTKKVYKGAECDSTLREFVYHGLGSTSRWAWNMNLNALKNLRKLKISATTVTDDIVSEIAYGLVALESLELKGCSMLKCVKISSISLKKFVIEGEISFDSHNLVEITVDTPNLLEFWCSCDLEASVSLIRARDHCNTCFLPQWANFITIAWFAKLKKFLVETHCFKSLDIDLGCFSWMDIDEEVLRIIGITGSPYKLRELKLYETNADLFIFKQSTIMDYLDALFSTCNPDVLSLCFQNLPPEDFLGYLKCKVQCSKHPLKKFEVEGVDCSNLPLEPSGLEFRFRLSWLSVES